In Pelecanus crispus isolate bPelCri1 chromosome Z, bPelCri1.pri, whole genome shotgun sequence, the following are encoded in one genomic region:
- the LOC104032139 gene encoding C-C motif chemokine 21-like, translating into MALRLLPLLLLLAATVLIARAQGVGISASDCCLKNSRKAIPSSWVKSYTIQGPESGCLLRAVVFTTKRNKKICASPTDPTVQKLIQNLDKKVKNDKKDKKKGHTTRPGGRPKRQKRQRV; encoded by the exons ATGGCTCTGCGCCTCCtcccgctgctgctcctgctggctgctACCGTCCTCATCGCCCGGGCTCAAG GTGTTGGCATCTCAGCCTCAGACTGCTGCCTGAAGAACAGCCGGAAAGCCATCCCCAGCAGCTGGGTGAAGTCCTACACCATCCAGGGACCGGAGTCGGGATGTTTGCTGCGTGCTGTTGT gtTTACCACCAAGAGGAATAAGAAGATCTGCGCCTCTCCCACCGACCCCACTGTCCAGAAGCTGATCCAGAACCTGGACAAGAAGGTGAAGAATGACAAGAAGGACAAGAAGAAGGGACATACCACGCGTCCCGGGGGCAGACCCAAGCGGCAGAAGAGGCAGCGGGTCTAA